One window of the Chryseotalea sp. WA131a genome contains the following:
- a CDS encoding trypsin-like peptidase domain-containing protein, which yields MNSFKTIIIGFIAGLAGAYAFFAYQTEKTKREAVTAQQQVSNIEPNEIYRPTIVDPSTSNATETSDFSLAATKATPSVVYINSISQSGASYSYWDLLFGGGGSQTQVSSGSGVIFTQDGYIVTNNHVIESAEKIEVLWNKKSYEAELVGTDPSTDLAVLKIKESGLPAIALGSSKNLAVGEWVIAVGNPLSLSSTVTVGIVSAKGRRINIVDDKFPIESFIQTDAAINPGNSGGALVNKNGDLIGINTAIVSRTGSYTGYAFAVPIDIAKKVVEDLIKYGLAQKAIFGGEILEYDFQNAQKFGMPTNVKEFKGVLLGDITKGSAAAKADLKEGDIITKINNVEINSKSTFEEELSYRYPGDEINISFLREGKATTTAVNLLNKNGDTGIIKRRIFSDATLGANLEAVEYGVKVSKIKNGLFKELNLPENYTIILINRQRVKDPQDVIDFFNKFKGRVLLQGLNSSKQEVPLQFYLR from the coding sequence ATGAACTCATTCAAAACGATCATTATCGGATTTATAGCAGGCTTGGCTGGAGCTTATGCCTTCTTTGCCTATCAAACTGAAAAAACAAAGCGCGAGGCCGTCACTGCACAGCAACAAGTTTCCAATATTGAACCAAACGAAATCTACCGACCCACGATTGTCGATCCTTCTACCAGCAACGCAACCGAAACAAGTGATTTTAGTTTGGCGGCCACCAAAGCAACACCTAGTGTCGTTTATATCAATAGCATTTCGCAAAGTGGTGCCAGCTATTCGTATTGGGATTTGCTTTTTGGCGGAGGGGGCTCGCAAACGCAAGTCAGCAGCGGTTCAGGAGTCATTTTCACACAAGATGGATATATCGTTACCAATAACCACGTAATCGAATCGGCAGAAAAAATTGAAGTGCTCTGGAACAAAAAATCGTATGAAGCAGAACTTGTGGGTACAGATCCATCCACTGACTTGGCAGTCCTAAAAATTAAAGAATCGGGTTTGCCTGCAATCGCGCTGGGCAGCTCAAAAAATTTGGCCGTGGGCGAATGGGTGATAGCCGTGGGCAATCCGCTTTCGCTCTCATCCACCGTTACAGTAGGTATTGTAAGTGCCAAAGGCAGACGCATCAATATTGTGGACGATAAATTTCCGATTGAATCATTCATCCAAACCGATGCGGCCATCAATCCGGGCAATAGCGGGGGTGCACTGGTAAACAAAAATGGAGATTTAATCGGCATCAACACTGCCATTGTTTCTCGGACTGGTTCTTACACGGGCTATGCTTTTGCAGTGCCCATTGACATTGCGAAAAAAGTAGTGGAGGACTTGATCAAGTATGGCTTGGCACAGAAAGCGATTTTTGGTGGCGAGATTTTGGAGTATGATTTTCAGAACGCTCAAAAATTTGGCATGCCCACCAATGTAAAGGAATTCAAAGGCGTGTTGCTGGGAGACATCACCAAAGGAAGTGCCGCAGCCAAAGCAGACTTAAAAGAAGGTGACATCATTACCAAAATCAATAATGTTGAAATTAACAGTAAAAGTACCTTTGAAGAGGAGTTAAGCTATCGCTATCCAGGAGATGAAATCAACATTTCATTTTTGCGTGAAGGTAAAGCTACCACAACTGCTGTAAACTTACTCAACAAAAACGGTGATACTGGCATCATTAAAAGGCGCATCTTTAGCGATGCTACGTTGGGGGCTAACCTTGAGGCGGTGGAGTATGGTGTGAAGGTGAGCAAAATAAAAAATGGCTTGTTTAAAGAACTGAACCTTCCAGAAAACTATACAATCATTTTAATCAATCGGCAACGTGTGAAGGACCCGCAAGATGTAATTGATTTTTTCAATAAGTTTAAAGGAAGGGTCTTGCTGCAAGGGCTAAACAGTTCAAAACAAGAAGTACCGCTTCAATTCTATTTGAGATAG
- a CDS encoding GH3 auxin-responsive promoter family protein has protein sequence MGIRSVLAKPFAAYINKQTKEWSLNPVAYQQKVFAGLMEGGKQTVFGKDHGFADIKSHADFKKQVPIRDYEALKPYVERVLHGEENILWKGKPEYFAKTSGTTSGTKYIPITKESVPNHINSARNALLSYVHETGNGSFLDGGLIFLSGSPELDEKAGIKTGRLSGIVNHHVPQYLRSNQKPSYLTNCIDDWETKLDKIIDETLHENMTLISGIPPWAQMYFDRIQAKTGKKIKDVFPNFSMFVYGGVNFEPYRAKLFDTIGKKIDSIETYPASEGFIAYQDSQQAEGLLLLLNTGIFFEFIPTEEYFNENPTRLSIEEVDLGKNYAVIINNNAGLWGYSIGDTIKFVSKKPYRIIVSGRIKHFISAFGEHVIGEEVEKAMKFAMEKFPEVGLVEFTVAPNVAPAEGMPHHEWLIEFAQPPKDMESFRLELDEQLRKLNVYYDDLITGSILTKLKITALKKNAFIDYMKSLGKLGGQNKVPRLSNDRKIAEELAKFVL, from the coding sequence ATGGGTATCCGTTCTGTTTTAGCCAAACCTTTTGCCGCATACATCAATAAGCAGACCAAAGAGTGGTCGTTGAATCCTGTTGCCTATCAACAAAAGGTTTTTGCCGGATTGATGGAAGGAGGGAAGCAAACCGTGTTTGGGAAAGACCACGGCTTTGCAGACATCAAGTCACATGCCGATTTTAAAAAGCAAGTGCCCATTCGCGACTACGAAGCACTGAAGCCTTATGTGGAGCGCGTGCTGCATGGCGAAGAAAATATTTTATGGAAAGGCAAACCAGAATATTTTGCAAAGACGTCCGGCACCACCTCGGGCACAAAATACATTCCTATCACAAAAGAGTCTGTACCTAACCATATCAACAGCGCACGGAATGCATTACTCAGCTATGTACATGAGACAGGTAATGGTTCTTTTTTAGATGGCGGATTGATTTTTTTATCGGGGAGTCCTGAGTTGGATGAAAAAGCTGGAATAAAAACCGGGCGACTTTCGGGCATTGTCAATCACCATGTGCCGCAGTATTTACGTTCCAACCAAAAGCCAAGCTATCTAACCAATTGTATTGACGATTGGGAAACCAAGCTCGATAAAATAATTGACGAAACACTTCATGAAAATATGACGCTCATCTCAGGTATTCCACCATGGGCGCAAATGTATTTTGATAGAATTCAGGCGAAGACCGGAAAAAAAATAAAAGATGTATTCCCCAATTTTTCCATGTTTGTGTATGGAGGTGTAAACTTTGAACCCTATCGTGCCAAGCTGTTTGATACGATTGGAAAAAAAATTGACTCGATCGAAACGTATCCAGCATCAGAGGGATTTATTGCCTACCAAGATTCCCAACAGGCCGAAGGCTTGTTGTTGTTATTGAATACGGGGATATTTTTTGAATTTATTCCTACTGAAGAATATTTTAATGAAAACCCAACCCGCTTATCGATTGAAGAAGTAGACCTTGGTAAAAACTATGCAGTCATCATCAATAACAATGCTGGTCTATGGGGTTACTCCATTGGCGATACGATAAAGTTCGTTTCTAAAAAACCATATCGAATTATCGTCAGCGGTCGCATCAAGCACTTCATTTCTGCTTTTGGCGAGCATGTAATTGGCGAAGAAGTGGAAAAGGCCATGAAGTTCGCCATGGAAAAATTTCCAGAGGTGGGGTTGGTGGAATTTACCGTAGCACCCAATGTTGCACCGGCAGAAGGTATGCCCCATCACGAGTGGTTAATTGAATTTGCCCAACCTCCAAAAGACATGGAATCGTTTCGGTTAGAACTAGATGAACAATTGCGGAAGTTGAATGTTTATTACGATGATTTGATTACGGGCAGCATTTTGACCAAGCTAAAAATCACTGCTTTGAAGAAAAATGCTTTCATTGATTACATGAAATCGTTGGGCAAATTGGGTGGACAAAATAAAGTGCCACGGTTGAGTAACGATAGAAAAATTGCCGAGGAATTGGCTAAATTTGTTTTATGA
- a CDS encoding DUF86 domain-containing protein has translation MKSHKVLSSHILGAIDRIEQYTNGMSKQQFLDNFLVQDAVITNIAVIAEASKKIPSDIKDAFPQVPWRKIMAMRNKVIHEYFGIDLEVLWNVVEVDIFELKIQVAKIRELE, from the coding sequence GTGAAAAGTCACAAAGTCCTTTCCTCTCATATTCTAGGAGCCATCGATCGGATTGAGCAATACACTAATGGTATGTCTAAGCAACAATTTTTAGATAATTTCCTTGTTCAAGATGCAGTTATTACAAACATTGCCGTAATAGCAGAAGCAAGCAAAAAAATTCCTTCAGACATAAAGGATGCTTTTCCGCAAGTTCCTTGGAGAAAGATTATGGCCATGAGAAATAAAGTTATTCATGAATATTTTGGTATTGATCTTGAAGTACTTTGGAATGTGGTAGAGGTAGATATTTTCGAACTGAAAATTCAGGTTGCTAAGATTAGGGAACTTGAGTGA
- a CDS encoding 1-deoxy-D-xylulose-5-phosphate reductoisomerase yields MTPKKHIAILGSTGSIGTQALEVIAANPENFEVEVLTAQNNAELLIQQAKEFKPNAVVIVNEDFYPQVKDALVPLDIKVFAGEKSLASIVQMDSIDMVLTALVGYSGLKPTIKAIEAGKNIALANKETLVVAGELITQLAREKGVNIYPVDSEHSAIFQCLVGEFDNPIEKIILTASGGPFRGKKRHELKSVTKAQALKHPNWTMGAKVTIDSASLMNKGLEVIEAKWLFSLKPEQIEVIVHPQSIVHSLVQFRDSSIKAQLGLPDMRLPIQFALGYPQRLKADYPRFDFTQYPNLTFEPPDTETFRNLALAFQAMAKAGNMPCVLNAANEIAVQEFLKDNIGFLQMSEVVERCLEKITYVSKPTFEDYVVTDTETRQLAGELIAKKQFSN; encoded by the coding sequence TTGACACCCAAAAAACATATCGCCATCCTTGGCTCTACTGGCTCTATCGGCACGCAAGCGCTGGAAGTAATCGCTGCTAACCCGGAAAATTTCGAAGTGGAAGTGCTCACTGCACAAAACAATGCCGAACTCCTTATTCAGCAAGCCAAAGAATTTAAACCAAATGCTGTAGTTATCGTCAACGAAGATTTTTATCCACAAGTAAAAGACGCATTGGTGCCGCTTGACATCAAAGTTTTTGCAGGGGAAAAATCGCTTGCATCCATTGTGCAGATGGACAGCATCGATATGGTACTTACCGCTTTGGTCGGTTATTCAGGATTGAAACCCACCATTAAGGCAATTGAAGCAGGAAAAAATATCGCGCTTGCCAACAAAGAGACATTGGTAGTTGCTGGTGAATTGATTACCCAATTAGCCCGTGAAAAGGGTGTTAACATTTACCCAGTTGATTCCGAACACTCTGCTATCTTTCAATGTTTGGTTGGTGAATTTGATAACCCCATTGAAAAAATAATTCTGACTGCTTCGGGTGGCCCTTTTCGGGGGAAAAAAAGACATGAGTTAAAATCGGTTACGAAAGCACAAGCTCTCAAGCACCCCAACTGGACGATGGGTGCAAAAGTCACCATCGACTCGGCCAGTTTAATGAATAAGGGGTTGGAAGTGATTGAGGCAAAATGGCTTTTTAGTTTAAAACCTGAACAAATAGAAGTGATTGTGCATCCGCAGTCGATTGTTCATTCCTTGGTGCAATTCCGAGACAGTTCCATCAAAGCACAACTTGGTTTGCCCGATATGCGGTTGCCCATTCAGTTTGCGTTGGGCTATCCCCAAAGGCTAAAGGCTGACTATCCGCGATTTGATTTTACCCAATACCCCAACCTCACATTTGAGCCGCCCGATACGGAAACTTTTCGTAATCTTGCACTCGCTTTTCAGGCAATGGCCAAAGCGGGCAACATGCCCTGCGTGCTAAATGCCGCGAATGAGATAGCGGTACAAGAGTTTTTGAAGGATAACATCGGTTTTTTGCAGATGAGCGAAGTGGTGGAAAGATGCTTGGAGAAAATCACTTATGTGTCTAAACCTACCTTTGAGGATTATGTGGTGACCGATACAG
- a CDS encoding glycosyltransferase family 2 protein: protein MEIVVTIIYTLCLFYLFAFSIGQLHLTWIYTKAKKTNPKPNVTISHFPLVTIQLPIYNEKYVVERLLEAVSKFDYPHEKLEIQILDDSTDVTTQIILKKIESLRPLGLDIKLLHRENRTGFKAGALEYGFHAAKGEFIAIFDADFIPSPDFLRKTMSFFQDEKVGVVQTRWAHINQHYSMLTELQAFGLDAHFSVEQVARNTHGSFINFNGTCGVWRKSCIENAGGWSFDTLTEDLDLSYRAQLNGWKFHYLEEVSTQGELPVIMPAIKSQQYRWNKGAAETARKIFSDVALSNISFSKKVHAFFHLFNSSVFVCLLIAALLSVPMLYIRQAHPEIRWLFHAGIIFLAGFLSITLFYWTATKQFYKKPIKTFWSLFPRFLIVSMGLSFHNGLAVLEGLIGKKTAFVRTPKFNVTDKRESWLGNSYIRTAIGWQTIMEGILCLYFIFGIIVGIQIGDFGLLLFHSMLTLGFGSVFYFSVKPAVNA, encoded by the coding sequence ATGGAAATTGTAGTTACCATTATTTACACGCTCTGCCTCTTTTATCTCTTTGCCTTCAGCATAGGGCAATTGCACTTAACATGGATTTACACCAAAGCAAAAAAAACAAATCCCAAGCCGAACGTAACCATCTCTCACTTTCCTTTGGTCACTATTCAACTTCCCATCTACAACGAAAAATATGTAGTGGAAAGATTGCTGGAGGCCGTTAGTAAATTTGATTATCCACATGAAAAATTGGAGATACAAATATTGGACGACTCCACGGATGTAACTACCCAAATCATTCTCAAAAAAATAGAATCACTTCGTCCGTTGGGGTTGGATATAAAACTGCTGCACCGAGAAAACCGAACAGGATTCAAAGCCGGTGCATTGGAGTACGGTTTTCACGCAGCCAAAGGCGAGTTCATCGCCATCTTCGATGCGGATTTTATTCCCTCTCCCGATTTCTTGCGAAAAACGATGTCATTCTTTCAAGATGAAAAAGTAGGTGTGGTGCAAACACGTTGGGCGCACATCAATCAACATTATTCGATGCTTACCGAACTTCAGGCCTTTGGCTTGGATGCCCATTTTTCGGTGGAGCAAGTGGCCAGAAATACCCATGGAAGTTTTATAAATTTTAACGGCACGTGTGGTGTCTGGCGAAAATCATGCATTGAAAATGCGGGAGGCTGGAGCTTTGATACGCTCACCGAAGATCTAGATTTAAGTTACCGCGCCCAATTAAATGGCTGGAAATTTCACTATTTGGAAGAAGTGAGTACACAAGGCGAGCTGCCTGTGATTATGCCCGCCATCAAGTCGCAACAATACCGCTGGAACAAAGGTGCTGCCGAAACGGCCAGAAAGATTTTTTCGGATGTTGCTTTGTCAAATATATCGTTCAGCAAAAAAGTCCATGCCTTTTTTCACCTTTTCAATAGTTCAGTTTTTGTTTGTTTATTGATTGCTGCGCTGTTAAGCGTTCCCATGCTTTACATTAGGCAGGCCCATCCCGAAATCAGGTGGCTGTTTCATGCAGGCATTATTTTTCTGGCGGGCTTTCTCTCCATCACCTTGTTTTATTGGACGGCCACCAAACAATTTTATAAAAAGCCCATCAAAACATTTTGGTCGTTGTTCCCACGGTTTCTAATTGTATCCATGGGCTTATCGTTTCACAATGGATTAGCCGTGCTAGAAGGTTTGATAGGAAAGAAAACAGCCTTTGTCCGAACGCCCAAATTTAATGTGACTGACAAAAGAGAATCGTGGTTGGGCAATAGCTATATCCGTACTGCCATTGGTTGGCAAACAATCATGGAAGGCATACTCTGCTTGTATTTCATTTTTGGAATAATTGTAGGAATACAAATAGGCGACTTCGGCCTCCTTCTTTTCCATTCCATGCTCACCTTAGGTTTTGGTAGCGTATTCTATTTTTCTGTAAAGCCCGCAGTCAATGCCTAA
- a CDS encoding nucleotidyltransferase family protein, whose product MITDQQKEIVLKHLKPLHPFKVGIFGSYARGENSCQSDLDILVSLDYSKRISLLDLIGVEQDISDELGIKVDLVTEKSLSPLIRPYVEQDINYIFK is encoded by the coding sequence ATGATTACCGACCAACAAAAGGAAATTGTGCTCAAGCATCTAAAGCCACTCCATCCATTCAAAGTTGGAATTTTCGGTTCTTATGCACGAGGTGAGAACTCCTGCCAAAGTGATTTAGATATTTTGGTAAGCCTTGATTACTCGAAAAGAATATCATTGTTAGACTTAATCGGAGTTGAGCAGGACATTTCAGATGAGCTAGGCATTAAGGTTGATTTGGTAACTGAAAAATCACTGAGTCCGCTTATACGCCCTTATGTTGAGCAGGACATCAACTATATTTTTAAGTGA
- a CDS encoding IS5 family transposase — protein MKNKSRGLFDEQFRLDKIGKQNDPLLKLQAHIDFGIFRKPLEAHFESGKDRSQGGRPSFDYLMMFKILILQRYYNLSDDGTEYAILDRLSFMRFLGLTISDTVPDAKTIWNFKNELAKGKMVEKLFSLLDKTLSQRGVILNKGRMIDASIVEVPIQRNSRDENQQLNEGIIPPDWKDKENKLRQKDIDAKWVTHNGKSYYGYKDHVKADARTKLITGYKVTPANVHDSEMIGPLIDKRDRGQKVYADSAYRSEKIEKELNGKNMTSMIHEKGYRNKPLTNAQQKRNKKKSKTRARVEHIFGFMTNSMNRMYIRCRNFVRAKATIGLMNLTYNLFRLTQIKVNLNGR, from the coding sequence ATGAAAAATAAATCGAGAGGATTATTTGATGAGCAGTTTCGGTTGGATAAAATCGGTAAGCAAAACGACCCATTGTTAAAATTGCAAGCCCACATTGACTTTGGGATTTTCCGCAAACCCTTGGAGGCACATTTTGAATCGGGAAAAGACAGAAGCCAAGGCGGTCGCCCTTCCTTTGATTATCTGATGATGTTCAAAATATTGATTTTGCAGCGCTATTATAATTTAAGCGATGACGGCACGGAATATGCGATTTTAGATCGTTTATCGTTCATGCGTTTTTTAGGGTTGACCATATCTGATACGGTGCCCGATGCCAAAACAATCTGGAACTTTAAAAATGAACTTGCCAAAGGCAAGATGGTGGAGAAATTGTTTTCCTTGCTGGATAAAACCTTGAGCCAACGGGGTGTAATTCTTAACAAAGGCCGAATGATAGATGCCTCCATTGTGGAAGTCCCTATTCAACGAAACAGCCGCGATGAGAACCAACAACTCAATGAGGGGATTATTCCCCCAGATTGGAAAGATAAAGAAAACAAGCTACGCCAGAAAGATATTGATGCCAAATGGGTTACGCACAATGGAAAAAGTTACTATGGGTATAAAGACCATGTGAAAGCCGATGCGCGCACCAAACTCATTACGGGTTATAAGGTAACCCCTGCCAATGTTCACGATAGTGAAATGATTGGACCATTGATTGACAAAAGGGATCGCGGACAAAAAGTATATGCTGATAGTGCTTATCGGAGTGAGAAAATTGAAAAAGAGTTGAACGGAAAAAATATGACCTCCATGATCCATGAAAAAGGATACCGCAATAAACCCCTTACCAATGCGCAGCAAAAGCGCAACAAGAAGAAATCAAAGACAAGGGCAAGAGTGGAGCACATTTTTGGGTTCATGACCAACTCGATGAACCGAATGTATATCCGATGCCGAAACTTTGTGAGGGCCAAAGCAACGATTGGTTTAATGAACCTCACCTACAATTTGTTCAGGCTAACGCAGATAAAAGTGAACTTGAATGGCCGATAG
- a CDS encoding HAMP domain-containing histidine kinase — protein MRKFFEFNSIRSRMLAGFLVLTLLIVLIAIISLYTLNNIRYATNIDRSINQLQSNTLILIKSDNDFFDIGATDSVYFKSHYSNYIVKRDSLNKKIQLGLTVTIQRLRSNATSIELNFATIQNTLATYNQKFLALEGLLYQKGFRDYGMEGQMRSHAHQLEHIASAISMVDLLSLRRHEKDFFLRNDFAYVIQLNDLAQQFRQKLVLGKNSLALQHLNEYVNYFNRLVSIQTQIGIDSQSGLRHELNLLTDKLSQEFLSLSEYSSREASTTQRNAFFYFGLLVTVAVFISLFSSFWLAKRLSSPIARLSRMMNTAIREHNVKQVDFSLNNAAQEINILTFSFLQLIEQTNGQLKEIEKKSSLLEKGNEELKKLNQELDSFIYSTAHDLRSPLTSLLGLLHLAKMENTQPDLKTYFDMMESSIHRMEDFISQIVGYSKNKRLELAPENVNVYLLISEIFESHRFVEGASKIEMLVEVKDKFPFYSDRARIWILFNNLISNAIRYSDTSKVHRYIRINVVINETEIFIEFSDNGVGIGKEHIGKIFNMFYRANTKSKGSGLGLFIGYL, from the coding sequence ATGCGAAAATTTTTTGAGTTTAACTCGATCCGAAGTCGGATGCTGGCAGGATTTTTAGTCCTGACACTGTTAATTGTCTTAATTGCAATTATATCTCTGTACACGCTCAACAATATTAGGTATGCCACCAATATTGATCGGAGTATTAATCAACTTCAATCCAACACGCTAATACTGATTAAATCAGACAATGATTTTTTTGATATTGGAGCGACCGATTCTGTCTATTTCAAGAGCCATTATAGCAATTATATCGTTAAGCGAGATAGTTTGAATAAAAAAATTCAACTTGGATTAACAGTCACCATCCAACGGCTTCGCTCTAATGCTACTTCCATTGAATTGAACTTTGCCACCATTCAGAATACGCTGGCTACCTATAACCAAAAGTTTTTGGCACTTGAGGGTTTGCTCTATCAAAAAGGATTTCGTGATTATGGGATGGAGGGACAGATGCGATCGCACGCCCACCAACTAGAGCACATTGCCTCCGCTATTAGCATGGTTGATTTGTTGTCGCTGAGGCGCCATGAGAAAGATTTCTTTTTACGAAACGATTTCGCCTATGTGATTCAATTGAATGACTTGGCTCAACAGTTTCGGCAAAAGTTAGTGTTAGGCAAAAACAGCCTTGCGCTTCAGCATTTAAACGAGTATGTAAACTATTTTAATAGGTTGGTTTCCATTCAAACACAAATTGGGATTGATAGCCAATCGGGCTTACGACATGAACTAAACTTGTTGACCGATAAACTGAGCCAAGAATTTCTTTCGCTTTCAGAATACTCGAGCAGAGAGGCCAGCACCACCCAGCGAAACGCATTTTTTTATTTTGGCTTGTTGGTAACGGTGGCCGTTTTTATCAGTTTGTTCTCGAGCTTCTGGCTCGCAAAGCGGTTGTCTTCGCCCATTGCCAGACTTTCGCGAATGATGAATACCGCCATTCGCGAACACAATGTGAAGCAAGTTGACTTTTCCCTTAACAATGCCGCTCAAGAAATCAACATCTTAACTTTTTCTTTTTTGCAATTGATCGAGCAAACAAATGGTCAGTTGAAAGAAATTGAAAAAAAATCGTCTCTATTGGAAAAGGGAAACGAGGAATTAAAGAAATTGAACCAGGAACTGGATAGTTTCATATATAGCACGGCACATGATCTGCGCTCTCCGCTTACTTCGTTGCTAGGGTTGTTGCATTTGGCTAAAATGGAAAACACCCAACCAGATTTGAAGACTTATTTTGATATGATGGAAAGTAGCATCCACCGAATGGAAGACTTCATTTCTCAGATAGTTGGTTATTCAAAAAACAAACGATTAGAACTGGCACCCGAAAATGTAAATGTGTATTTGCTGATAAGTGAAATTTTTGAAAGCCATCGGTTTGTGGAGGGTGCTAGCAAAATTGAAATGCTAGTGGAGGTAAAAGATAAATTTCCGTTCTATTCTGATCGCGCGCGCATTTGGATTTTATTCAATAACCTTATTTCCAATGCTATTCGCTATTCAGACACGTCCAAAGTTCATCGATACATAAGAATTAATGTAGTGATAAATGAGACCGAAATTTTTATAGAATTTTCAGACAATGGAGTGGGGATTGGTAAGGAGCACATAGGAAAAATTTTTAACATGTTTTATCGCGCCAACACCAAATCCAAAGGCAGTGGCCTTGGTTTATTTATAGGGTATCTCTAA
- a CDS encoding glycosyltransferase family 2 protein, with product MSVPKIVVIIPAFNEENGVGHVIKEIPKDIVSEIVVVNNASTDNTERIAKEAGATVLRESIPGYGRACLKGIAYAQQLETRPSILVFLDADHSDYPEEMVELLKPIQEGKADLVIGSRAMGQKESGSMTPQQIFGNWLATFLLRILYRVRFTDLGPFRAIRFESLMLLDMQDKTYGWTVEMQLKAAKIGLRCTEVPVRYRKRIGFSKISGTVKGTVMAGYKIISTIFRYL from the coding sequence TTGAGCGTACCGAAAATTGTTGTGATCATTCCTGCCTTTAACGAAGAAAACGGTGTGGGGCATGTCATAAAAGAAATCCCAAAAGATATCGTGAGCGAAATCGTTGTGGTAAACAATGCGTCTACCGACAATACAGAACGGATTGCGAAAGAAGCAGGGGCCACCGTTTTGCGCGAATCAATCCCTGGCTACGGACGGGCATGCTTAAAAGGAATCGCCTACGCTCAGCAGTTGGAAACGAGGCCTTCCATACTTGTTTTTTTAGATGCCGACCATTCCGATTACCCCGAAGAAATGGTTGAGTTGCTTAAACCCATTCAAGAAGGCAAGGCTGATCTGGTGATTGGCTCACGTGCAATGGGCCAAAAAGAAAGTGGCAGCATGACACCTCAACAGATTTTCGGCAATTGGTTAGCAACGTTTCTTTTAAGAATTTTATACCGTGTTCGGTTTACCGACCTTGGTCCCTTTCGGGCAATACGGTTTGAATCACTGATGTTGCTAGACATGCAAGACAAAACCTACGGCTGGACAGTGGAGATGCAATTGAAGGCGGCTAAAATTGGATTGCGATGCACCGAAGTTCCCGTTCGCTATCGCAAACGAATTGGCTTTTCAAAAATTTCTGGCACGGTGAAGGGAACGGTGATGGCGGGGTATAAGATAATTAGTACGATATTTAGATATTTATAA